CAtctacatgctgcagaggaaagtagaaaaaaaaattagcaaggTCACTGCCAGTCTCACctgggggggaaattccttcccaacccaatCTATGGTGAACAGTTAGACCGTGGGCatatgagcaagaaccagccaatcaagtatcagagagaaTGCTGGTGCCAAACATGGCCATCCTTGGcatttcagaggaaggagatcgACCCCTCTTACCTCCCGCCAAAAAAACACATTGGGGGGAATGACTCTGCTgggtgatcttaggcaagtcaaGTAACATCTGTttgtcagtttccccatttgtacaatAAGGATAATATTTATTAAAGATGTTCAAAAAATTTAtgcaaaaagttttcccacccaCTAATATGGTTCCATCAACACTGACgttttgtgtggaaaaaatatcaGTTTGAAGAAAAAATTGGTTTTCCCGCAGGAAATTTTGaagtgaaaattttcattttgttttgacctACAATGTTGATATGTTTTGTATTTGTTAGTTTAAAAGCTgctttttgtttatttcaaattTGTTCAAAAATTCTGGTAGGAAAACCCAAACATTTCAAATGAAGCTTTCTCATTCAATATTCTCCTGGGGGAAAAATATGATTTTTCCAACCAATTTCGTGTAGCTACCTGGCATGAGTTTTGACGATTAATCAAACAGCTTAATGAACCAGCTGCATAGCAGGTTTGCAAAGAACCCTGGACTGAACTAAATATATGTTAGGTTTGGATTCTGTATTTTCAAGAAAGTTTTCCAGAGCTGCCCTTAAACTCTTTGCAAAGCCATACCCCAACTTCCACTCCCCATTAACTACTTCCTAAGGTATTTGTGATGGGAAACCATGAGTTGCTGATCCTCCCCTGGGGGTCATGAATCAAAGTATTCACCTCTAATAATTCCCAGCTCTACAGGGActatcagatgccaccagcaactTCTTCAGGGGACTGCGAGTTACACTGTCTTCCCTACAAAGATCTTGTACGGATTTGGAGGAGCAGGAACCCTTAGAGACAAGTGCTCCACAAATGAACTGGATATGAGAACTCTATGGGTGTCTTGAACCAGCTCGCAGATTTGTATAGAAAATTATATCCCTGCTATAGAATTCaataggaaaataaaaataaataaataaatccctagAGAAAGCAGAACCCTGTTAGTCTATTGGCTTTTAGAATTATTTCTGTAgaacactatacatttttatgaAATCCTAGTGGTAGTAAATACTATGACTTTTCCCATAAGAAAAAAAGTCCTGTATCCTCTCCTCTGTAGGCAATGGGCTTTTTAAGAGCTGATTAGCTGATCTAATTAATATTGATCAGATCAGAAACTTTTATAAAGCACTTCAAAAGTATTGGGCTAAACCCAGTGGAAATTTGCACCCTGAGCAACCCACCCAGGCTTTGCACTTGGCCCACAGTGGGAAATATTGGCAATATTTAAAATGACCATTCAAAATTCCCAAGAGATGAGCCATGCAAAATACAGGAGTCTTCTCTGCAGAAATCAGCTAACAATATCAAAACACTAATGGCTCATTTCTTCTCTGGAAGCATTTATCATTAGAAACTGTTAAAGGGCAAATTGCAATATTGTgatgtttatttgttttgtttgagcAGGCTCAGATTGGAATAGCTTTGTGTCAGGAATAACTGGGAACAAATAGTGGAATAACTAGGTGCTTCAGGGTAAATAATCCAGCATGTTCCCTCCCCTGCAGAACAAAGTCATTTATAGAGGACATTCAGTGATGGGGGCCTTTCTTGTTATCAGTACAAACAAAATTAAGGAGAATCATATTCTGGCATCCTTGCACAAATATATTATAATGGGAAAACATGAGATCAGCATGTGGGAAGAACTAGCATTCGAGTAATAGTACCTTGCTTTCCTCCCAAAGATTTCCCTAAAGGATTTTGCAGACTCTGGGCTAATTTTTGTAAAGGCCAGCCTCCCATTCTGCATTTCCAGCTTGCAGGTGCAGATCATTTGCTGGTGTGATTTTGTGCCTGCAATTATCCACAGGAGAAATTTGTGCCATTTAGATATTCAGCTCCTTGAGATGTAGGTGGGTAGAAATCCAGACAGCAATTTTGGCTGcagttacactggtctacaatttttgagaagtcgtctgcctcagagataaaatgtgatatttattatgtattttgatgtgctgaattcaaataggacaattaaaacaactgattggctactgtttctaagatattaaagtttttacattttatgtctatgtatattgtgtagatagtagagttttaatcataaattgtaaacctagtcttttcatgtgtttatggttgctttacatgataatatttcacctgtcctgtttatgtaacactttaaaaatcagcaaaaggcttatataaataaaatttattatgaaacaaaaggcaaaaaactattatgtacatagtttagtcctattcagtgtctactcggcacttcttggcttgtctcttgtattcattaagtggagcatctcttgtcactgtccagcaatagtctgcaagcattggtgggctacatttgccctgatagcctgccaggagattccactgctgttctctggagcccaacagctctgccttactcttgggtagttccaaatccctgacaaggtcattcagttcacctttcagagggtagccgtgttagtctggatctgtaaaagcagcaaagaatcctgtggcaccttatagactaacagacgttttggagcatgagctttcgtgggtgaatacccacttcctcagatgcatgtaatggaaatatccaggggcaggtatatatatgtgtagatagagaaggggtgtgagtggacgagagctgaggaagcgttgttccaggtcggccatgaagatattagCATATTGGCATActgatcagtggcactgctatgggcacccgcatggccccacaatatgccaatatcttcatggccgacctggaacaacgcttcctcagctctcgtccactcacaccccttctctatctacgctacattgatgacatcttcatcatctggacccatgggaaggagactctggaaaaattccaccatgatttcaacagcttccaccccaccatcaacctcagcctggaccaatctacacgggaggtccactttcttgacaccacggtgcaaataagtgatggtcacattaacaccaccctatatcgaaaacccaccgaccgctatgcctaccttcatgcctccagcttccatcctgggcacatcacacgatccattgtctacagccaagcactgaggtacaaccgcatctgctctaacccctcagacagagaccaacacctacaaaatctccaccaagcattctcaaaactacaatacccgcacgaggaaataaggaaacagatcaacagagccagatgtgtacccagaagcctcctactgcaagacaaacccaagagagaaaccaacaggactccactggccatcacatacagcccccagctaaaacccctccaacgcatcatcaaggatttacaacccatcctggacaatgatcccacactttcacaggccttgggtggcaggccaatccttgcccacagacaacctgccaacctgaaacatattctcaccagtaactgcacaccacaccataataactctagctcaggaaccaatccatgcaacaaacctcgatgccaactctgcccacatatctacaccagcgacaccatcacaggacctaaccagatcagccacaccatcactggttcattcacctgcacatccaccaatgtaatatacgccatcatatgccagaaatgcccctctgctatgtacatcggccaaactggacagtctctacggaaaaggataaatggacacaaatcagacattaggaatggcaatgtacaaaaacctgtaggagagcacttcaacctccctggccacactatagcagaccttaaggtggccatcctgcagcaaaaaaacttcaggaccagacttcaaagagaaactgctgagcttcagttcatctgcaaatttgacaccatcagctcaggattgaacaaagactgtgaatggcttgccaattacagaaccagtttctcctctcttggttttcacacctcaactgctagaacagggcctcatcctccctgattgaactgacctcgttatctctagcttgcttgctagcacacatatatatacctgcccctggatatttccattacatgcatctgaggaagtgggtattcacccacgaaagctcatgctccaaaacgtctgttagtctataaggtgccacaggattctttgctgcttttacagttcacCTTGTGTAATgaggtgtgcttcagaggaggaggatgggagaaaatgtgggtcctgtgacattgatggttcaagaccagaagtttcatcctcttcctcttcctcgtctgactcaagtgagaatgattctggtgcataaggaaccggcagtccttctccatggggtactgggcgtatagctgatggaatgtttggataatgcacagtccacgttttcttctttgacacacctttcccaactggaggcaccatgcagaagtaacaattgctggtatgatctgttggctctctccaaatcactggcactgcaaaaggcatagatttccttttcctcttcaaccactggcgaagatttgttgcacaagtgttgcagcatatgtgtggggcccacctcttgtcctgatctccagttttgcagccaaaataaaggtgataggctttcttaaccatagtggtcatactgtgcttttgtgatgcaaaagtcacttcgccacaaacatagcagaagttatctgcactcttcacacaagtacgaggcatctctgctcactttggctaaacagaaaatgtgtccctttgcaaaatcaaacactgacaaataagagagcacacactgtatgatttctagagctgatatagggcaatttgttcagcagagtgatgtaagctttgttatgattgcatcatccatgacttctaggactaacatgatgcaattcatatcatgtatgacgcaataccagcttcagattgcatcattcattgttttgcctaaaaagcaagtactgtccaaacccagccatagatttattcatagatccagtcaaagatgtattttagtcatgtctggtttaaactgagatcccttccctttataactcacttatcctccgccattcccaagtcaaggattgtatatactgacccaatagcatatcttgaaaactagagccaatcaacaattttaagcatcattttcgttctcagtgacccagaattagtaaagttggactacatttatttcagaagcattttggctgtagagcagcatTATTTGTGCCAGAAAAACTGTGGCTGTAAAAAGAAAGGCTGATCAATAAGTCAGGCACTATATGTAAAGGGCTCGCTCCTGAGGGATCTAGTCACTTGATACACATACGTAGCTTCCCATTAACAGCCCTAAGGGGTGGGTGCATTTAGGATCAATATTTGGCAGGAGATGTTCATACCAAAAATCCCACAGTTGCCAGTGAGAGCATGGAGCAGAAAACAGACCAACCCTATTCTGATTTCTCCAAAAAACTTGTGGCAAgtctgatccttatggccccgtgCACTAGAAAATGCAAGTGATGACCTAGCCTATGGATCAGGAGGACACAAGCAGTCAGTTTTTCTTACCCAGGAACGGGTTCTGTGCTGAGCTCCCTAATGCAAACTTCTAGTTACAAGAACTGTTCGCGCACAACGAGGCTGGTCTCACCTGGAGCAGGACTACACACCCACGTGTGTACCTACACTCATTTAGTGGAGAGGCATTTGGCATCTTTCCAAACACTTACCACAATTTGGCCCTTTGGAGAATGACAAAGTGATTTACGGGCCCTCTAACAAATCCTAACTTTGGCGAAGAACCATCAGGCCTTTCCAAAAAAATGATAGTCTAGGGGTCCAGGGTATTAGCTGTGGACTCAGGAGACCCAGGTCCTATTCTGCCACAAGTATtctgtgtgattttgggcaagtctaTCTGTGCGTCTATAAAATAGAGATTGAAGTACTTCCCTTCATCACAGCAATGGTATGATGATAAATATTATCAagtttgtgagatgctcagattctGTGGTAATGGGGGGGACTATAGAAGTGCCTATGATAGAAAGGGGAATCCCCCTTCCCTTACACATGTTTACTCCAAGCAAAAGACAGTATTGACAAAGCCTGGGATGCTGATGTTTTAACTGCACTGTGATTTACCTTGCTTCTTaagcaaaagtaaaaaaaaataataagaatATCGAGAGCTGCCTGGCCCTCATCCAAGCTCTGATAGTAGAGAAGCtggcctggaggaggaggaggaacacagCTGAGCTCTCTACTGCTGAGGCCCCAGTGCTAAGCTCAATGAAACAATGAGAAATATAACCCACTGGGAGACTGTATGTCACATCCCTCTCCAGTGGCTAGTCTAGATGGATGATACGATGACTACCAGAGAACAGAATCGCTTCTTTAGCTCAAGGAGTCGAAAGAGGCCTGAGCTTCAGTGCTGAAACTCCAGGGTTGAGCTAGAGTCTTTGAAAACCTTGAGCGCTTCCAAGTTAAgtcctaagagtatgtctacactgcaataaaagctggcctgggtcagctgattcaggctcacagagcttgggctccTTTTGGGTTTAGGCTGGAGCCACCCTCCCCCCATCTTGGGGTctcagagtctgggctccagcccaagcccaaatgtatacactgcaattttatagccctgcaagcATGAGTCGGCTGATCTGGGCCAGCTAAAGGTCTTTTACTGCAGTGGCATACAGGTCCCATCCCTCATGGCACACCTTTTTGCCAAGTCCATTTACTATGGGTTGCTAGAAGGCAGGAGTTTTGGATAGCAGTGCGGCAGCTCAAGACTGCTTATCTATCTAGGTCCTTATATGCCCTTGGCATTACAGTATCCTAAAGCAAATCAGtcacctctccttccctcagttccttcagggctggttttgtttatttttattttctccctctctccaagCCCAAGGCAAATAAATACATAACCATCTTACTGAAGATATGGAGAGCGAGGTTGGGTTTACCAGGGTCAGCTCTGGTGTGGCTGTGACTGTTCAAATAATACAATTTATTATTGGttctgtggtagcacctagggaCCCCAGTCATatgccaggaccccattgttctcagaGCGGTACAAATAACcagtctccacacacacacctccatcaTCACAGCATTGATGCAGCTCTAATGTTCACTAAAATAAAGGCTATTTTGGATCACAGGAAAGCTCACTGAACAGTTGTGTTCAGAGAAAAAATGTTGTCAGAATTCATTAAACCCagtaactgaaatatttcagaaaagGTATTGGGTTTGATGAGCTTTTGACAACCTCTGGACAGCTGCCTGGTTTCCTACTGCTGGGAAGCCAGGAACACCAGAGTCCGTAGCTCTGAGCCAGCCTCATTCTACGGACTGACAcagggtcagggaccccacagcTTTCAGGGCTTCCAGGTTCCCTACCCTGGAGCCAGGATCCTGACAGCTCTGGCTCTAGCTAGAGCTCTCAAGATCTAgactctctgatgtgcagcaggGACCCTGAAAGTGCTGAGAAACTCAGCTCCCTGGCTCACAGAGCTTCTAAGCTCCACATTCATCCCAAACCCAGCTGGCTGGTTGGGCTCCCAGGCTCAATTTTGTTTCTAAGtgtaatttaaacaaaatgtttcaattaatGTGAAACAAAATTTGTTCAGGTTTCAGAGGGAtggccgtgttaatctgtatcagtaaaaacagtgaggagtctttgtggcttatagcccacgaaagctcatgcccaaataaatttgttagactcctcgttgtttttaaaatttgttcaGATTTTCCCTgttgtgggaaattttgaaatttctacTTTTTTGTTCCAAAATGGAATATTTTCCCCAATGTTTCCCATGGAATACattccatttttcaaccagctttacaCTTGGCAGCACTTTAAACATGGTTATGCATAACTGAGCTCCTTTTCACTATGACTGCCTCAGGACTTGCcctaaaaacaaaatgcaaaacttACCAACAGTCAAGTTAACTCACATCAAGAAAATAAAacacagatgaaattcaaatacCTCCCTTGTGATTGGCTAATATCTTTAACTGGAGCCCAATGCCATATTCAAAGGATTTGAATTCAGGATCAACGTAATTCATACTATTAATTTGCACTACAGGTACCTAATCTTCTGAAATGATCTTCCAAAGAATGCGGGCTTTGGGAATTATTGTACCACTGCTGAGTAAAGTAAAATAGCTTGTAATTTTCCATGCATGTACTTTGATTTCAAAATCTGACATAGCAGGTAAGcacaatttgaaataattgttgaAATTGTGCTTCTACTAAAGCATCTTTAATACAAATGAGGTATCATTAGCAGCCAGGCACTTATTTTGTTGCCATTGTTTAAGAATTAGCAATGATTGTTGTTGGCACATTTACTGAAGTAAAAATCCCTTGACATTGTTTTGGTTAATGCATTTAAAATGTTGTATTATCACTAAAAtaattaaagcaaaaaaaaaaggaaaaaacaaaaacaaaacaacaaagccAAGAGAACAAGTTACATACAAATACTATTCATTTAAGATACGGTACTGTCTCTGTACACTGTGCAGAACAGTGTCAATGCGAGGGAGGGTTGATGTACCAAAAGGTTTGTAGCCTCACTGAGACAAACACGACAACAGGACATGCACAAGGAGGCTCAGCTGTGTCAACAAAGAGCAGTATAAGGAGCCTTCACAAAAGAAGGGGGATTTGAGGATGACGAGATGGGAAGTAGGAAGGTGTTCCAAGCCAAGGGGATAGCATGAAAAAAGCCTCTAAGTGAAGCGTAGGAGGAGAGTAGAGACAACATGGAGGAGTGAAGACGACATCATATGAAAGGAAAGCAGAGATGTGGGCATGGGCAGAGTAGGCTTGAAAATGAGAAGGAGAAATGtgagcagggagg
The DNA window shown above is from Gopherus flavomarginatus isolate rGopFla2 chromosome 7, rGopFla2.mat.asm, whole genome shotgun sequence and carries:
- the LOC127055578 gene encoding uncharacterized protein LOC127055578, with protein sequence MGTRMAPQYANIFMADLEQRFLSSRPLTPLLYLRYIDDIFIIWTHGKETLEKFHHDFNSFHPTINLSLDQSTREVHFLDTTVQISDGHINTTLYRKPTDRYAYLHASSFHPGHITRSIVYSQALRYNRICSNPSDRDQHLQNLHQAFSKLQYPHEEIRKQINRARCVPRSLLLQDKPKRETNRTPLAITYSPQLKPLQRIIKDLQPILDNDPTLSQALGGRPILAHRQPANLKHILTSNCTPHHNNSSSGTNPCNKPRCQLCPHIYTSDTITGPNQISHTITGSFTCTSTNVIYAIICQKCPSAMYIGQTGQSLRKRINGHKSDIRNGNVQKPVGEHFNLPGHTIADLKVAILQQKNFRTRLQRETAELQFICKFDTISSGLNKDCEWLANYRTKPVSPLLVFTPQLLEQGLILPD